In Nicotiana tabacum cultivar K326 chromosome 2, ASM71507v2, whole genome shotgun sequence, the following proteins share a genomic window:
- the LOC107770812 gene encoding uncharacterized protein LOC107770812, with protein MMGTSFRPIQGGRICQCPPTALSKLDKLIRFGPLYCIGEDMKFKKLKEDAWQHVINNSGQISEKTIDTYQSTIKSFEPTIQDMYIFHDGGRLSSDEPEVNKNLECLVMDGCFFLIVVLNLLGATANGLHYLPGQFIWGSYLSQIETQSLKKLFLKSIIFPGNQLPFLVLDELLRQTFFREIITQKVKWYPPEEDVLLRVLYDLVVLPLQRNADYYGTWLCHFEACDSFKDPSSDILHELYLRLVGRGPTIDETEEEWDILLDMGDGNEEEKERFSCAKDLNNSGIRFEGVQNIGIKDITLRRYFRCAVLRLPILALNQSNILMLESLKEYEKIQQLPERDVTAYLQLLCDMVQTYNDAAILVSQGIIRVSPHRVHQVPQLLKNLAHLNESETLLPLNSSSLQLVGFKVGQFLLWVKFWKNVCNVVGILTLISTIFAILQYIKS; from the coding sequence ATGATGGGCACAAGCTTCAGACCTATACAAGGCGGCCGAATCTGCCAATGTCCACCAACAGCTCTATCCAAATTGGACAAGCTAATAAGATTTGGCCCCCTCTATTGTATCGGCGAGGACATGAAATTCAAAAAGTTGAAAGAGGATGCGTGGCAGCACGTCATAAATAACAGTGGACAGATCTCTGAAAAAACAATAGACACATATCAGTCAACTATTAAAAGCTTTGAGCCAACTATCCAAGATATGTACATCTTTCATGATGGAGGAAGGTTGTCTTCGGATGAACCGGAGGTGAACAAAAACCTGGAATGTCTAGTCATGGATGGTTGCTTTTTCCTGATAGTAGTCTTGAATCTCTTAGGTGCAACAGCAAATGGCCTCCATTACTTGCCCGGTCAATTCATTTGGGGAAGCTATCTGTCTCAAATTGAGACACAGAGTTTGAAGAAGCTTTTTCTAAAGTCGATAATTTTCCCCGGAAATCAACTGCCATTTCTTGTGCTTGATGAACTCCTACGACAGACTTTCTTCCGAGAAATTATAACACAAAAAGTGAAATGGTACCCGCCGGAAGAAGACGTGTTGCTTCGAGTACTTTATGATTTGGTTGTTTTGCCGCTTCAACGGAATGCCGACTACTATGGTACATGGTTATGCCATTTTGAAGCGTGTGATTCATTTAAGGATCCCTCGAGTGACATACTCCATGAGCTTTACTTACGGTTGGTTGGAAGGGGACCAACAATTGATGAAACTGAAGAGGAGTGGGATATACTGCTGGACATGGGAGATGGCAACGAGGAAGAGAAGGAGAGGTTCTCGTGTGCCAAGGATTTGAACAATTCAGGGATTCGGTTTGAGGGGGTACAAAACATAGGGATAAAAGACATTACTCTACGCCGCTACTTTAGATGTGCAGTTTTGCGCTTGCCCATCTTAGCTCTCAACCAAAGTAACATTCTTATGCTTGAGTCACTGAAGGAATATGAGAAAATTCAGCAACTCCCCGAGCGAGATGTGACTGCATACTTGCAGCTTTTGTGTGACATGGTCCAAACATATAATGATGCTGCTATTCTTGTCTCACAAGGGATAATCCGTGTGAGTCCACATAGAGTCCATCAGGTTCCTCAATTATTGAAGAACCTTGCTCACTTGAATGAGTCTGAAACTCTTTTACCATTGAATAGTAGCAGCCTGCAGCTTGTGGGATTTAAAGTTGGACAATTCTTATTGTGGGTGAAGTTTTGGAAAAATGTGTGTAATGTGGTGGGTATTCTCACATTAATTTCGACGATTTTTGCCATTCTCCAgtatataaaatcatga